TCCCGGGCTTTAGTCCTAGCCCGGTTAAAGCTAACCGGAAAGTTCCAAGATCGCCTTTTAAGGTATTTTTCTCATCTGGGTTTGATCTTGACTTTGCTTATTCAACACTCAATGTAATTGTTGTTGTGATGGTTTTACTGTGGGAACTCAAAATTGGGTTTTTTCTAGTGTACTTAAGGTGATTTTTGAACTGcttgtttggttttgattagGTGTTGGATGCACCGGCATTGCAAGATGATTTTTACTTGAACCTTGTGGACTGGTCTTCGCATAATGTGTTAGCTGTGGGGCTAGGGAGCTGTGTGTATCTATGGCATGCATCTAGTAGCAAGGTGAGTTTATTGGTTATGATAGTTTTCTATATTGGAGTGAATTTGGGTGACTCTTCGTCGATCGTAGATATTGAACTATAGATCATTTCATTCTACTGGAATGCTATGTGCAGGTAGTGAAGTTGTGTGACCTAGGAATTGATGATAGTGTTAGTTCAGTTGGTTGGGCACAACGGGGTACGCATCTTGCTGTTGGAACAAGTAATGGCAAAGTCCAGGTGAGATTTGCAAATTGCATTACCTACATTCTAATGCTTATCTTAAAGGAAACTGTATGCATCTGTGAAAGACATATGATCACCCCTCATTAGGTTAAATGTAATACGTCCTTGTGTCAAAAACATAGGATATGTTAGGAGGAAAGTGCATATTCAAGAACTAATACTATTGTCAAATGCAAAAGAGATGTCTTCACGAAGCTAGCTGACTTTCTTTCTGCATTTTCTtccattattatattaatatatttagaCCACCTGATCTATTCTTACCTGATGAGGAGGAAGCAGCATGGGGATAATATGCAGAGGACTTTTCTCTTTGCAATTTTTGGGACTTCCATATCAATGAGAATCCTTTTAAGGCATTCTCTTTGAAGTCAACATACTGTTACTTGTGATGGTCACAGTCCAATTACCAAGGAGCTTTACAACTCAACATAAATTCAATCTGAAAATTGGTTTGTTTTTAGTAGCTTCACAATAATCTGAAGTAATACTTGACGTGAGGTTTAAGGGATGGTATGCCAACATATGTGCAGTACCAGACATACTATAGTGGTTCCATTTCCTTgtcttttttggtttttcatatTAGAGCTTCctaaatctgaaaatttggATCTCTAACAACAAGAACTACTGTGCCTCAGTCATTAACTAGTTAGAGTTGGTCACGTGAATTCTTTTTCCACTTCGTAAATTGGATCTCTAATTCTATAAATCATTGTGTGGAACTCAAGTTCTCTAAAATGCATGCACAAGAATTGGGTTAAAAATCAACTAAGTTAACAAACCATATATTAGTTGAAGATGATAGGACATTTTAGTAATAGATTTTAACTTGTTTGAACATCCTTCTGCGTAGTTATGGGATTCCTCGCGTTGTAAGAGGATAAGAACCATGGAGGGTCATCGATTACGAGTTGGCGCACTTGCGTGGAGCTCATCCATGCTGTCTTCAGGAAGCCGAGACAAGAGTATTCTTCAGCGTGATATACGTGCTCAAGAAGATTTTGTCAGTAAGCTGAGTGGTCATAAATCAGAGGTGAGACTTCCTTCTTGTTTCCACTTAGTTAAAACATTTTCTTTTCATCAGACTTCCTTCTTCCTCCTTTGCTGCTTCTTAGTAGAAACTACCTATCTGCAGGTTTGTGGGCTCAAATGGTCTTATGATAACCGTGAATTAGCTTCAGGTGGAAATGATAATCGGGTATGTGGTTAATTTCTGCAACTAAAGTTTCTCATATTGCTTTGTGGTTGATTATTTGCATTTTAGGTGACCTAAAGTAAATTTTGATGTCCAGCTTTTTGTATGGAACAACCATTCAACACAACCTGTGCTGAAGTACTGTGAGCATACTGCTGCGGTTAAGGCCATTGCATGGTCCCCCCATCTCCATGGGCTTCTAGCTTCCGGTGGAGGCACAGCTGATCGATGCATTAGATTCTGGAACACCACCACTAACACACATCTCAGTTGCATGGACACTGGCAGTCAGGTATTCCCCTGTTATAGCATCCAATACCACTTTCAATTTTCTGCCCCTCTGTTCATTCTAGCTCATTCAATTAGATCTTACCATATTGTAGTCTTGTTAGTATTCCTAATAGCCACTACTTAGCTACCTAATTACATTCTCAGAAAAAACAATCTTGCTGTTGAGTCTTCCTGCCCTATTCTTCATTCAACTTGGTAATAGCTGGAGACTTATGTGTCTCATTTGAAGAACAGAATCAATGCAAAGGGACCACTAGCTAAATTATTGAAGGTTTTCCCTTTTATTTGTGTTGAATTGACCAGAATAGATACTTTGTATCTTCGTTATCAGAATCTAGATACTTTCTATCTTAAGGAGAACAAACTTATTAAAGGAAGATGTTAAGAACAGAAAAACAGAGGGTAGAAAAGGAGACTGGTAGAGCAGGTAATCATCTCTTTTCAGATCAAAATTTGAGGATTGAGTAGTCAATCAAGTTAACATCAATTACGTGGAGAGGGAAAAGCATGCGAACATAACTTCTGCCCTTCTGAAATTTAAGCATCATAAAAGTGGCATCAGGTGAGGAAAGACACATCATAGGCACCCAGGGGTGTTGTACTCCATATTTCTGCTCTCTTGTTGCTCCCAGAAATGCCAGTACACCAATATATTGGAGAAGTGGCTGTAAGAGGAGAAAACCTAAATTTCTTTGAAGATGTGTGTGTACGAGTTAGGGCTAGGGGGTAAGACAGCGAGAAAAAGAATGACTGTCAACTAGAGAACTTACATGATTGTGCAAAAATACTTGTATTTGCAAATAAGGAGGTAGAATAGAAGGCTCTCTCAACTGTCTTCCCTCCCCTTGTTGTCTCTCTAGGCAGTTTTGACTCTTCATATTTGCAACTGAAAATCTTTCTGATATATGAACTCTGTTGATCCCGTGGCAGGTCTGCAATCTTGTGTGGTCGAAGAATGTCAATGAATTAGTCAGCACACATGGTTACTCTCAAAACCAGATAATAGTTTGGAGATACCCGACAATGTCTAAGGTACATCAAATTATCATGGTAGACTGCATTCTGCTGGCTTAGCTGTAAAATTATAGGGATagacaattcattttttttgaaatttttttcttttactggCTTGCTGACAAATTCTATTGCTGTTGATGCAGATAGCTACTCTGACAGGTCATACATATAGAGTCTTATATCTTGCTATATCTCCAGATGGACAGGTATACGAGCAGAAATTGTTCATTGTCTATTCgtttcatttttctcttttaagtGCAAGCAGCAGCTTCATTTTCATTGTACTTGTAATTCTCTAACTGCTATTATCATATCTGCAGACAATTGTCACTGGAGCAGGAGATGAAACACTTCGATTCTGGAATGTTTTCCCTTCTCCCAAGTCAAAGGTAAGCCTTACGTTAAAAGGACGATAATTGTTAGTTTCTTCTTGGGCACATTCATCTTTATAAGCATCTTACATGTGTATAATGTTACACGTGCAGAACACCGAGACTGAAATTGGTGCATCTTCGTTTGGTAGAACTCAGATCAGGTGacgaattgtaattattttcCACTCGTAGAAATTATTCCATCAAGAAATACACATCACATTTTTCTGTTTGATGGAACGGCAAGAAAAGATGCAATTTTGTTTGAGTTAATTATTCTTTCATTATGTCACAAAATGTACAGTTGGAGATGTTATTTAATTCTCATTAACATCTCCTATTCATCATGTAATATATGGGGAAAGTGGAAGAGGACGTTCCTTTGTAAGGAACATCTAATGTAAGGAAAAACCACAGTTCCTTGTAAATAAAAGTTCACTTTTTTCCTCGAATTCATGATTAAACAAGTCTgctctcttctctttttttttcggCCCCCAAGGCTTTGGACTAGTAGCAAGAGCGTAACTCATGAAGTGTGTGAAGTGCATGGCAGGTATGCGCTACCATATTAGTGTATAGATTATGTATATTTCGACTCTCGACCATATTGCTAAATAAGTTTCCCTTAATTTATGGAGAGAAAGAGTAGAGATAGAAAAAGAAGTTAGAGAAAACCAAAGGAGAGGAAAGCATATGAGCAATGACAGTGGAAGATATGTGGAGCCACTCTGCCTTCTACAAagtataaaaaaggaaaagagtaaTGGAAATGTTCTTGGTGTAACTTAGAGGAAAAGCACATTTGACTACAAATTATCATCCAAGATATTTTAAAAGACTAATTCCATTGGCTAAACTTTTGAGACCTTTTGGGTAGAGAGATGGTATCTGATAGGGAGTGATTAAACGGAAATAATGACTACACTCGACTATCTTGAGTAGAGGAGACTAGCCCCCTATCTTTCTCATATAAAAGTATGACAACAGTCGACTATCTACTACCCTAATCCTCCACCTCGGCCTACATGAAGATCATATCCTTGATAAGTTGAAGATGAGTCATGTCCTGTTTAATTACTTTTTCAAAGATATTAGGTAAAAATAGAATGATACTGGAGTTTATCCATCCAAGGAATGCTCTCCTATGGCAGTACACGAATTCTCGAGGGCCCGAGTTCACCGTTGGATCAAGAACAGCCATGATTAAAGAATAACATGATTTCTGTGCAAAGATGACACACATAATTCGAAAAATGGTCCAAATAAAGGCTTTCTCCTGTGGATTGGCAAACACAGTTAGATGCACATTTCCATCATGTACAAGTGTTGATTTTAGGCAGAGACAGCAAAgacaaaatcatgaaaaaaatttaacaatgaTATAGGCACAACCCAACTTACAA
This genomic stretch from Solanum stenotomum isolate F172 chromosome 10, ASM1918654v1, whole genome shotgun sequence harbors:
- the LOC125842120 gene encoding protein FIZZY-RELATED 2-like, yielding MENSSVNPLSSSSDLNPKTPSRTNQLIPGFNSYHPSPSRTIYSDRFIPSRSSSNFALFDLPLPPQSSSSEDSTNAYTALLRSALFGTDCGSVVPPVTPDKSSGLNARNLQICRPNCNIFRYKTETRQSLQSLSPFGFDDQLPGFSPSPVKANRKVPRSPFKVLDAPALQDDFYLNLVDWSSHNVLAVGLGSCVYLWHASSSKVVKLCDLGIDDSVSSVGWAQRGTHLAVGTSNGKVQLWDSSRCKRIRTMEGHRLRVGALAWSSSMLSSGSRDKSILQRDIRAQEDFVSKLSGHKSEVCGLKWSYDNRELASGGNDNRLFVWNNHSTQPVLKYCEHTAAVKAIAWSPHLHGLLASGGGTADRCIRFWNTTTNTHLSCMDTGSQVCNLVWSKNVNELVSTHGYSQNQIIVWRYPTMSKIATLTGHTYRVLYLAISPDGQTIVTGAGDETLRFWNVFPSPKSKNTETEIGASSFGRTQIR